From Methanoculleus thermophilus, the proteins below share one genomic window:
- the dnaG gene encoding DNA primase DnaG, with amino-acid sequence MYSSETTKYLIHLTLQIEGVVDKPDVVGAIFGQTEGLLGEDLDLRDLQRTGRVGRIDVQITTRRGETKGEILISSSLDRAETALLAASLEMIDRVGPCTAHVKVDRIEDIRVTKRRKIVERAKELLLEDFDEGTINSDDLLDEVREVIRIEKLEYLGEERVHAGPNVMESDAIILVEGRADVINLLRYGIKNAVAVEGTNIPRIIIDLCSQKTATALLDGDRGGELILRELLQVAEIDFVAYCPRGKSVEEMSRKEIVKALRNKVPVEVIAEHTLSEGAAERLPAPVSELMEDEISAEQQKDTGEGGRKPPSTLGEHMVDVRDKKIARFLSPDYTILQESKAADLEGALQTINGDVEGLIVDRIVDQKLLDQIGGKNLEFVAARDFKGIIKRPLSIRLIKIG; translated from the coding sequence ATGTATTCATCCGAAACCACGAAGTATCTTATTCATCTTACTCTGCAGATTGAGGGGGTGGTCGACAAACCTGACGTAGTGGGCGCCATCTTCGGCCAGACTGAGGGTTTGCTCGGCGAAGACCTCGATCTGCGTGATTTACAAAGAACCGGACGTGTCGGCAGGATCGACGTCCAGATCACTACAAGAAGAGGTGAGACAAAAGGTGAGATACTCATCTCATCATCGCTCGACCGAGCCGAGACAGCTCTCCTTGCCGCTTCACTTGAGATGATTGACCGGGTCGGGCCATGTACTGCACACGTCAAAGTCGACCGGATCGAGGATATCCGTGTGACTAAACGGCGCAAGATCGTTGAACGTGCGAAAGAACTCCTCCTTGAGGACTTTGATGAGGGCACCATCAACAGTGATGACCTGCTGGATGAGGTCAGGGAGGTCATCAGAATAGAGAAACTCGAGTACCTCGGTGAGGAACGGGTGCATGCTGGCCCAAACGTCATGGAATCCGATGCCATCATCCTTGTTGAGGGGCGGGCCGATGTCATCAACCTGCTCCGCTACGGTATCAAGAATGCAGTTGCGGTCGAGGGCACCAACATCCCGCGCATCATCATCGATCTTTGCTCACAGAAGACTGCGACGGCCCTGCTTGATGGCGATCGAGGCGGCGAATTGATCCTGCGCGAGCTTCTTCAGGTCGCTGAGATCGATTTTGTAGCATACTGCCCACGGGGGAAGAGCGTCGAGGAGATGAGCCGCAAGGAGATTGTCAAGGCGCTCAGGAACAAGGTGCCCGTGGAGGTCATCGCCGAGCATACCCTCAGCGAGGGGGCGGCAGAGCGGTTGCCCGCCCCAGTCTCTGAGTTGATGGAGGACGAGATCTCCGCAGAGCAGCAGAAAGATACGGGTGAAGGGGGCCGTAAACCGCCCTCGACACTCGGTGAACATATGGTCGATGTGCGGGACAAAAAGATCGCGCGTTTCCTCTCACCAGATTATACCATCCTTCAAGAATCAAAGGCAGCCGACCTTGAAGGCGCACTTCAGACCATAAATGGCGATGTTGAGGGGCTGATCGTCGATCGTATTGTCGATCAGAAACTTCTGGATCAGATCGGAGGGAAAAACCTTGAGTTTGTGGCGGCCCGGGACTTTAAAGGGATTATAAAACGCCCACTCTCCATCAGGCTTATAAAGATCGGGTGA
- a CDS encoding DUF167 domain-containing protein — translation MDPYADAVTETAHGVTIALDVTAGAKKQSFPAGYNEWRKSIRCQVTAPAVGGKANRAIIDLVAETFGVPRTDVSIIAGHTSSSKTVAIAGIPRSRILKILSASNP, via the coding sequence ATGGATCCCTATGCCGACGCCGTTACGGAAACCGCGCATGGCGTGACTATAGCTCTCGATGTTACGGCTGGCGCAAAAAAACAGTCTTTTCCAGCAGGTTATAATGAATGGAGGAAGAGCATCCGCTGCCAGGTGACAGCCCCTGCCGTCGGCGGGAAGGCGAACCGTGCTATCATCGACCTCGTAGCAGAGACATTCGGCGTCCCTCGCACTGATGTGAGCATAATTGCGGGGCATACATCCTCATCAAAGACTGTGGCCATTGCTGGCATACCGCGATCTCGTATCCTCAAAATCCTTTCCGCTTCCAATCCCTGA
- the pyrC gene encoding dihydroorotase has translation MNADIVLRNVRLPSGREADIAISDGVVRHVGAPVHADETIDCSGYTCLPGAVDMHVHMRGGVQAGKEGWRTGTASAVAGGVTVVVDQPNTVPPITTPEILAARIREAESEALCGFAVNAGVVAGADLAGMWSAGAMAFGETFAAPSSYGEGLDPETLRELFCRIQALGGLATVHAEEVSGTAPRTLADHDSARSGAGEARAVQAVQALAPAGMRLHFCHLSTAASVRAARGTVEATPHHLFLSHEMFDEDETHARVNPPLRDERTRRDLWSCWDMIDVVASDHAPHTLQEKALPFDTAPSGIPGVETMVPLLMAAVHRGEITLSSVIEKTSWRPAEILGIPRAGFEPGDRADFALYPDEVVRIDPSALHSKCGWSPFEGFGAIFPEVVIIRGTQAYAHGEYGEACPIWYPGKGFSSLNNK, from the coding sequence GTGAACGCAGATATAGTTCTCCGGAACGTGCGGCTCCCATCGGGCCGCGAGGCTGATATTGCCATTTCAGACGGGGTTGTCCGGCACGTCGGCGCACCGGTGCATGCCGACGAGACGATCGACTGCAGCGGGTATACCTGCCTTCCCGGAGCGGTCGATATGCACGTCCACATGCGGGGCGGGGTCCAGGCCGGGAAGGAGGGCTGGCGGACCGGCACGGCGAGTGCGGTCGCCGGGGGGGTGACGGTCGTCGTCGACCAGCCAAACACCGTCCCGCCCATCACCACGCCCGAGATTCTTGCGGCCCGTATCCGTGAGGCGGAGAGCGAAGCTCTCTGTGGGTTTGCGGTGAATGCAGGCGTCGTCGCTGGCGCCGACCTTGCCGGGATGTGGAGCGCCGGTGCGATGGCGTTTGGGGAGACTTTTGCTGCTCCGTCAAGTTACGGCGAGGGACTCGACCCGGAGACCCTCCGGGAGTTGTTCTGCCGCATTCAGGCTCTCGGGGGGCTTGCCACGGTTCATGCCGAGGAGGTCTCCGGCACGGCCCCAAGAACGCTCGCCGATCACGACAGTGCCCGTTCCGGAGCCGGGGAAGCACGCGCCGTCCAGGCCGTCCAGGCTCTCGCTCCTGCTGGAATGCGGCTCCACTTCTGCCACTTAAGCACCGCCGCTTCAGTCAGGGCCGCACGCGGGACAGTCGAGGCGACACCCCACCATCTCTTCCTCTCGCACGAGATGTTTGATGAGGACGAGACCCATGCCCGGGTGAATCCGCCCCTCCGTGACGAGAGGACCAGGCGCGACCTCTGGTCTTGCTGGGATATGATCGACGTCGTCGCTTCGGATCATGCCCCACACACGCTCCAGGAGAAGGCGTTGCCGTTCGATACCGCGCCTTCCGGCATCCCCGGGGTCGAGACGATGGTGCCACTCTTGATGGCGGCGGTGCACCGGGGAGAGATCACTCTCTCCTCCGTGATCGAGAAGACATCGTGGCGGCCTGCCGAGATCCTCGGCATACCGCGCGCAGGGTTTGAGCCGGGCGACCGGGCGGACTTTGCCCTCTACCCGGACGAAGTCGTACGTATTGATCCTTCAGCTCTGCACTCAAAGTGCGGCTGGTCGCCGTTTGAGGGGTTTGGTGCGATCTTTCCGGAGGTGGTGATCATTCGGGGCACGCAGGCCTATGCCCACGGAGAATACGGCGAGGCGTGCCCGATCTGGTATCCCGGGAAAGGATTTTCATCTCTGAATAATAAATAA
- a CDS encoding DUF2156 domain-containing protein: MLRFADFKPVSLDDRDFFDEHYRRFPQVHSDNTFANMVCWNHYADYRYIETGGAIVLSSTIENVTRFRMPIGPRDPELLEDVIDLALREGGEIPLFILDPANEEWLRELYPDLPLHESRDYFDYIYRTEDLAELAGKPYATIRRQVHRFEREYEYTVEKITEENINEVWEFLVVWCEWRDCDSEPILAYEKDAILFAVNNFFAIGLEGWIIRIGGTIGAISIVGPVNESMAVVHFEKALPETYRDIYKIIMTETAAGLRDRYRYVNRECDMGVPGLRESKTRYHPAYMVEVHYVTRKDLEAYCR; this comes from the coding sequence ATGCTGAGATTTGCCGACTTCAAACCCGTGAGCCTGGATGATCGCGACTTCTTCGATGAGCACTACCGGCGGTTCCCCCAGGTGCACAGCGACAACACGTTTGCAAATATGGTCTGCTGGAACCACTATGCGGACTACCGATACATAGAAACCGGGGGCGCCATCGTCCTCTCCAGCACCATCGAGAACGTTACGAGGTTTCGGATGCCGATCGGGCCGCGGGATCCGGAACTGCTCGAGGACGTCATAGACCTCGCGCTCAGGGAGGGCGGTGAGATACCGCTGTTCATCCTCGATCCGGCAAACGAGGAGTGGCTTAGGGAACTCTATCCGGATCTCCCCCTGCACGAGAGCCGGGACTACTTTGATTATATCTACCGAACCGAAGACCTCGCGGAACTTGCAGGGAAACCCTACGCCACCATCCGACGCCAGGTTCATCGGTTCGAGCGGGAGTATGAATACACGGTAGAAAAGATCACCGAAGAGAACATCAACGAGGTCTGGGAGTTCCTGGTCGTCTGGTGCGAGTGGCGGGACTGCGACTCCGAACCCATCCTCGCTTACGAGAAGGATGCCATCCTTTTTGCGGTCAACAACTTCTTTGCCATAGGACTTGAGGGATGGATCATAAGGATTGGAGGTACCATCGGGGCGATATCGATAGTCGGCCCGGTCAACGAGTCCATGGCGGTCGTTCACTTCGAAAAGGCGCTTCCCGAGACCTACCGCGACATCTACAAGATCATCATGACCGAGACGGCAGCAGGGCTCCGGGACCGCTATCGCTATGTCAACCGGGAGTGCGATATGGGCGTGCCCGGACTTCGAGAATCAAAGACGCGCTACCACCCGGCCTACATGGTAGAAGTGCACTACGTGACCCGCAAAGACCTGGAGGCGTACTGCAGGTGA
- a CDS encoding GNAT family N-acetyltransferase, with protein MMEETDIEVRLVDVWDVETIADLYRAGGWWNEAWDPAGLRDLIAGSFAFAVAIDSAAGRAVGMGRVISDGVSDGYVQDLVVLPGYRGRGIGTMILSTLLNYCKSAGVTWVGLIAEPGTEAFYTELGFRRMEDHVPMRWYPQE; from the coding sequence ATGATGGAGGAAACAGACATCGAGGTGCGCCTCGTGGATGTCTGGGACGTGGAGACGATCGCCGATCTCTATCGTGCAGGCGGCTGGTGGAACGAAGCGTGGGACCCTGCAGGACTTCGGGATCTCATCGCCGGGAGTTTCGCATTTGCCGTCGCAATCGATTCTGCCGCAGGGAGGGCGGTCGGCATGGGCAGGGTGATCTCCGATGGGGTCTCGGACGGCTACGTTCAAGATCTCGTCGTCCTCCCTGGCTACCGGGGCCGGGGCATCGGGACGATGATCTTATCAACGTTGCTCAATTACTGTAAGTCTGCAGGTGTCACCTGGGTCGGCCTTATCGCCGAACCAGGGACCGAGGCATTCTATACCGAGCTCGGGTTCCGGAGAATGGAGGATCACGTACCCATGAGATGGTATCCTCAAGAATAG
- the hypE gene encoding hydrogenase expression/formation protein HypE gives MKVNLMHGAGGEVMGELLRVITNLKHNNAGGIGLESLDDGAVIPLNGQNIVFTTDNHVVSPIFFPGGDIGRIAVCGTINDLAMMGGRPIALSCGMVIPEGFDVADLERIVASMDATLEECGANLVTGDTKVLERSALDTIVINTAGIGVAERVVRDNGLRVGDKILVSGTIGDHGIAIMAHREGFDFGDQIRSDVAPLWPLVEQALAAGDIHAMKDPTRGGFANAINEMARKSGVGVIIEQEALPLRASVRSAAGMLGIDPLEVANEGKVVMGVAPDDAEAVLAAIRKHPYGRDAAIIGEVVEGSHVIMRTEIGGERFIEPPIGDPVPRVC, from the coding sequence ATGAAAGTCAACCTCATGCATGGTGCGGGAGGTGAGGTGATGGGCGAGCTTTTGCGCGTCATCACCAACCTTAAGCACAACAACGCTGGCGGAATAGGTCTTGAATCGCTTGACGACGGTGCGGTCATCCCGCTCAACGGTCAAAATATCGTCTTTACGACCGATAATCATGTGGTCTCTCCAATCTTTTTCCCTGGAGGGGATATCGGACGTATCGCCGTCTGTGGAACCATCAACGACCTCGCGATGATGGGTGGACGACCGATCGCCCTCTCATGCGGCATGGTCATCCCCGAAGGCTTCGATGTCGCCGACCTCGAACGCATCGTCGCATCGATGGACGCCACTCTTGAAGAGTGCGGGGCAAACCTCGTCACGGGGGATACCAAGGTGCTCGAGCGGAGTGCGCTTGATACCATCGTCATCAACACCGCCGGCATAGGCGTTGCCGAGCGGGTGGTGCGGGATAACGGCCTTAGGGTCGGCGACAAGATCCTGGTCAGCGGCACCATCGGCGACCACGGAATCGCCATCATGGCACACCGTGAAGGGTTCGACTTCGGCGATCAGATCCGCTCCGACGTCGCCCCACTCTGGCCGCTTGTCGAGCAGGCGCTCGCCGCCGGCGATATTCATGCCATGAAAGATCCGACGAGAGGCGGATTTGCGAACGCCATCAACGAGATGGCGAGAAAGAGCGGAGTGGGGGTCATCATCGAGCAGGAAGCCCTCCCCCTCCGGGCGAGTGTCCGAAGTGCCGCCGGGATGCTCGGGATCGACCCCCTTGAGGTGGCAAACGAAGGCAAGGTCGTCATGGGGGTCGCACCCGACGATGCCGAAGCGGTCCTTGCGGCTATCCGGAAGCACCCCTACGGACGGGACGCGGCAATCATCGGTGAGGTCGTCGAAGGCTCCCATGTTATCATGCGAACCGAGATCGGCGGGGAACGGTTTATCGAACCGCCGATCGGCGACCCGGTCCCACGTGTCTGCTAG
- a CDS encoding hydrogenase maturation nickel metallochaperone HypA/HybF has product MHEYSIAYDIYATARRAAIENKAKEVKCVSVDVGKMAMVNPEQVEFLFNVIIEDDPLFANARLSCREVEARTRCSCGYEGDERFVCPQCGKLPEIVAGMEIVVTNIEIEVDEE; this is encoded by the coding sequence ATGCACGAGTACAGCATCGCCTACGACATCTACGCGACGGCCCGCCGGGCTGCGATCGAGAATAAGGCAAAAGAGGTGAAGTGCGTCTCGGTGGATGTCGGCAAGATGGCGATGGTAAACCCCGAACAGGTTGAGTTCCTCTTTAACGTCATCATCGAGGACGACCCGCTCTTTGCGAACGCACGACTCTCGTGCCGAGAGGTTGAAGCGCGCACACGCTGCTCCTGCGGCTATGAAGGAGATGAGCGGTTTGTCTGCCCTCAGTGCGGTAAACTCCCGGAAATCGTTGCAGGAATGGAGATTGTAGTCACCAATATCGAGATAGAAGTGGACGAAGAATGA
- a CDS encoding HypC/HybG/HupF family hydrogenase formation chaperone — MCIAMPAEVLEIKEGNIGVVDFGDLQQEVRLDLVDVKVGEFVLVHVGFAIQRLSREEGLETRELFKQVYAAMEE, encoded by the coding sequence ATGTGTATTGCAATGCCCGCTGAGGTCCTGGAGATAAAGGAGGGGAACATCGGCGTCGTCGACTTCGGCGACCTGCAGCAGGAGGTCCGGCTCGACCTCGTTGATGTAAAGGTGGGGGAGTTCGTGCTCGTCCACGTCGGATTTGCCATCCAGCGGCTCAGCAGAGAGGAAGGGCTTGAGACCCGTGAGCTCTTCAAGCAGGTTTATGCTGCGATGGAGGAGTGA
- a CDS encoding class I SAM-dependent methyltransferase: protein MSTHSSAWDEDYRKRRALWGGAPGPLPDIPADTAVLELGCGNGKTLAALTRRSPNVTAVDISPHAINLAKRHPGTAGVNFVLADAECLPFSRESFDAVFLVHIVGHLTESGRRAIASEVCRVLRPGGTAFFREFSVEDMRAGKGVEVEPQTFQRGDGIITHYFTETEAAELFASLTPVSVRTHRWTMRIRGRDLPRAEIEAVFRKGEVI from the coding sequence GTGTCTACTCATTCATCGGCTTGGGACGAGGACTACCGAAAGCGCCGGGCTCTCTGGGGCGGTGCACCGGGGCCGCTCCCGGACATCCCTGCCGATACTGCCGTCCTGGAACTTGGATGCGGGAACGGCAAGACCCTTGCAGCCCTTACCCGGCGCTCCCCGAACGTGACTGCGGTCGACATCTCCCCCCATGCCATCAATCTAGCCAAACGGCATCCCGGCACCGCGGGAGTCAATTTCGTGCTTGCAGACGCAGAGTGTCTGCCGTTCTCCCGGGAGTCATTTGATGCGGTCTTCCTGGTTCATATCGTCGGCCACCTGACCGAATCGGGTCGGAGAGCCATTGCATCCGAGGTCTGCCGGGTGCTCAGGCCCGGTGGCACGGCGTTCTTTCGGGAGTTCTCCGTTGAGGACATGCGCGCCGGGAAGGGTGTGGAGGTAGAGCCGCAGACTTTCCAGCGGGGTGACGGCATCATCACCCATTACTTCACCGAGACCGAGGCGGCGGAACTCTTCGCATCGCTCACCCCGGTCTCGGTCCGGACGCACCGCTGGACGATGCGGATCAGAGGCAGGGATCTCCCCCGGGCGGAGATCGAGGCGGTGTTCCGGAAGGGAGAGGTAATCTGA
- the msrB gene encoding peptide-methionine (R)-S-oxide reductase MsrB, with protein sequence MNGDVAETVGTVKVCNAITKEVEEVERVVKSDEEWRRQLTPEEFSVARKGGTETAFTGRYWDCKEKGLYVCVCCGNHLFSSETKFESGTGWPSFWKPVSDLNIKTDLDTRFFMSRTEVLCRRCDAHLGHVFDDGPPPTYQRYCMNSAALRFIPQKDLQGGKGTGLP encoded by the coding sequence ATGAACGGAGATGTTGCAGAAACCGTCGGGACCGTGAAGGTCTGCAACGCTATAACGAAAGAGGTGGAGGAGGTCGAGAGGGTCGTCAAGTCCGACGAGGAGTGGCGACGCCAGTTGACGCCGGAAGAGTTCTCTGTTGCGCGGAAAGGAGGAACAGAGACCGCCTTCACCGGGAGGTACTGGGACTGCAAGGAGAAGGGTCTGTACGTCTGCGTCTGTTGCGGCAATCACCTCTTCTCCTCGGAGACGAAGTTTGAATCGGGGACCGGCTGGCCAAGCTTCTGGAAGCCTGTCTCGGACCTGAATATCAAGACGGACCTTGATACCCGGTTCTTCATGAGCAGAACCGAGGTGCTCTGCAGACGGTGCGACGCCCACCTGGGCCATGTCTTTGACGACGGGCCACCGCCGACGTACCAGCGCTACTGCATGAATTCAGCGGCACTCAGGTTCATACCGCAGAAGGACCTGCAAGGGGGAAAAGGAACGGGCCTGCCATGA
- a CDS encoding FxLYD domain-containing protein: MQDASFTRKICKSLLLLACLIGAVAVSGCTETPGELVTPTLESTPASHATYSPSGPQPSFTASVTAPERHYRTDTSCYWVATGTVTNTGDAAARNVVIRFMLIDDENEMIRSTETIFVPRFQAGETKIFTTNPLSGDCDRQYRAEIVVTHDIP; encoded by the coding sequence ATGCAGGATGCGTCTTTCACGAGAAAGATCTGCAAGAGTCTCCTGCTTCTTGCCTGCCTCATAGGCGCTGTTGCCGTATCAGGCTGCACAGAGACGCCTGGAGAACTGGTGACGCCGACATTGGAATCTACGCCGGCTTCCCATGCCACCTACTCGCCCTCCGGACCGCAACCGTCATTCACAGCCTCCGTCACGGCACCCGAGAGGCATTACCGCACCGACACGTCCTGCTACTGGGTCGCGACGGGGACGGTGACCAACACCGGTGATGCGGCCGCAAGAAACGTCGTCATCCGGTTCATGCTCATCGACGACGAGAACGAGATGATCCGGTCGACCGAGACCATCTTCGTCCCCCGGTTCCAGGCGGGCGAAACGAAGATATTCACAACCAATCCACTCTCCGGCGACTGTGATCGGCAGTATCGCGCCGAGATCGTGGTCACACACGACATCCCCTAG
- a CDS encoding flavodoxin family protein, which produces MKILAINGSPRGPRSQTLRLVRAVLDGAESAGADVELVDVCKLQIEYCNGCLVCCERGECVKEDDFIELYQKMLESDGIVLGSPNYIDSVTAQIKTLLDRMADAIHCQMFIGKYGCAVATAGGSKADEIVTYLNGVLQTLGANTVGGVAVVLGGDPEAAMAPAEEEARKLGAKLVHAIANKETYPEQERLHAEMIERMRALIMANKDRWHHEYNYWKAAGRIP; this is translated from the coding sequence ATGAAGATTCTAGCCATTAATGGAAGTCCGCGAGGTCCGCGGAGTCAGACGCTCCGGCTTGTCCGTGCAGTCCTCGACGGGGCGGAGAGTGCCGGGGCCGATGTTGAACTCGTGGATGTCTGCAAACTCCAGATCGAGTACTGCAATGGGTGCCTGGTCTGTTGCGAGAGGGGAGAGTGCGTCAAGGAAGACGATTTCATCGAGTTGTACCAGAAGATGCTTGAGAGCGATGGGATTGTGCTCGGGTCGCCCAACTACATCGACTCCGTCACGGCTCAGATAAAGACGCTGCTCGATCGGATGGCAGACGCCATTCACTGCCAGATGTTCATCGGTAAGTACGGGTGTGCCGTCGCCACGGCGGGCGGATCGAAAGCGGATGAGATTGTGACCTACCTCAACGGGGTCCTCCAGACGCTGGGTGCTAATACCGTCGGCGGCGTTGCGGTGGTCCTCGGGGGAGACCCGGAGGCGGCCATGGCGCCAGCGGAGGAGGAAGCCCGCAAACTTGGCGCGAAACTCGTACATGCCATCGCGAATAAGGAGACCTATCCAGAGCAGGAGAGACTCCACGCCGAGATGATCGAACGGATGCGGGCTCTTATTATGGCAAACAAGGACCGCTGGCATCACGAGTACAACTACTGGAAGGCAGCAGGGCGGATACCCTAG